A single genomic interval of Spinacia oleracea cultivar Varoflay chromosome 6, BTI_SOV_V1, whole genome shotgun sequence harbors:
- the LOC110778500 gene encoding probable copper-transporting ATPase HMA5 isoform X1, which yields MAAAKILTLACFRNEGSRTDLSARPHYPSMPKYPKGVSTKEKEKIEGSESKALFSVIGMTCSACAGSVEKAIKRLSGIREAVVDVLNNRVQVIFYPSFVNEEKIRETIEDVGFEAALIQDEISEGSNQVCRVRIKGMTCTTCANSVETSLLGVQGVRKAQVALATEEAEIHYDPNLVSYNELLKAVDDSGFEAVLISSGEDISKVQLKVNGISLDDSWETVQCSLEALPGVQTVDIDQILQKISLSYKPDMTGPRNFIEVIESIGLGHFKAMIYPEERGRDFHKREQVEEYYRSFLWSLIFTTPVFLTSMVFMYIPGVKHVFDTKIVKMLTVGELVRWVLATPVQFIIGWRFYYGSYKALRHGSANMDVLIALGTNAAYFYSVYIVLRAATSKTFEGTDFFETSSMLICFVLLGKYLEVLAKGKTSAAIAKLMDLAPETATLLTVDTDGNVINEKDIDGRLIQKNDVLKVIPGAKVACDGFVIWGQTYVNESMITGESRPVPKRKGDTVIGGTVNQNGVLHIKATRVGSASALSQIVRLVESAQMAKAPVQKLADRISKFFVPLVIILSISTWLAWFLAGKFNSYPKSWIPSSMDSFQLALQFGISVMVIACPCALGLATPTAVMVGTGIGATQGVLIKGGQALETAHKVNCIVFDKTGTLTEGKPVVVSTRILTQMVLQEFYELVAAAEINSEHPLAKAVVEYAKKFGEDEENHIWPEAKDFVAITGHGVKAIIRNKEILVGNKSLMLDQGIVIPIEAEELLAEAEDMAQTGILVSIGGTMAGVIAISDPLKPSARDVISILKSMNIKSIVVTGDNKGTANSIAKQVGIETVIAEAKPEQKAEKVKELQAEGYIVAMVGDGINDSPALVAADVGMAIGAGTDIAIEAADIVLMKSNLEDVITAIDLSRKTFSRIRWNYIWALGYNVLGIPIAAGALFPSLRFRLPPWIAGAAMAASSVSVVCWSLLLKNYKRPKKLDTLEVREIRVE from the exons ATGGCGGCAGCGAAAATCTTGACGCTAGCGTGCTTTCGAAATGAGGGTAGCAGAACAGATTTATCGGCGAGGCCACACTACCCATCGATGCCAAAATACCCGAAAGGCGTTTCGACGAAAGAGAAGGAGAAGATTGAAGGTTCTGAATCTAAAGCTCTGTTTTCTGTAATAGGAATGACTTGTTCTGCTTGTGCTGGTTCAGTTGAGAAGGCGATCAAGCGACTATCGGGTATTCGAGAAGCCGTTGTTGATGTTTTGAATAATAGGGTTCAAGTCATCTTTTATCCCTCATTTGTCAAT GAGGAGAAAATCCGTGAAACCATTGAGGATGTTGGCTTTGAGGCTGCTTTGATTCAAGACGAAATTAGTGAAGGAAGCAATCAAGTATGCCGGGTACGCATAAAGGGAATGACTTGCACTACTTGTGCAAATTCAGTTGAAACTAGTCTTCTTGGAGTTCAGGGTGTTAGAAAGGCTCAAGTTGCATTAGCTACTGAAGAAGCAGAAATTCATTATGATCCAAATTTAGTCAGTTATAATGAGCTGCTTAAAGCTGTAGATGATAGTGGATTTGAAGCTGTACTTATCAGCAGTGGAGAAGATATCAGCAAGGTGCAGCTAAAAGTTAATGGTATAAGCTTAGACGATTCATGGGAAACGGTTCAATGCTCACTTGAGGCACTTCCTGGTGTCCAAACTGTAGACATTGATCAAATTCTCCAGAAAATCTCTCTTTCTTACAAGCCAGATATGACAGGACCTAGAAATTTTATTGAAGTGATTGAGTCAATTGGATTGGGGCATTTCAAGGCTATGATATATCCTGAAGAACGAGGAAGAGATTTTCACAAACGCGAGCAAGTTGAGGAGTACTATCGATCATTCCTGTGGAGTCTTATCTTTACAACACCAGTATTTCTGACCTCCATGGTCTTCATGTATATACCGGGTGTTAAACATGTATTTGATACCAAAATAGTGAAGATGTTAACGGTTGGAGAATTAGTAAGGTGGGTGTTAGCAACTCCTGTTCAATTCATTATTGGTTGGAGATTTTACTATGGTTCGTACAAAGCATTAAGGCATGGTTCTGCTAACATGGATGTGTTGATTGCCTTGGGAACAAATGCAGCATACTTCTATTCAGTCTATATTGTGCTTCGAGCTGCAACGTCTAAAACCTTTGAGGGAACAGATTTCTTTGAGACAAGCTCTATGCTCATTTGCTTTGTTCTTCTAGGGAAGTATCTAGAGGTTTTGGCCAAGGGGAAAACATCTGCAGCCATTGCCAAACTCATGGACTTGGCCCCTGAGACAGCGACACTACTGACCGTTGACACAGATGGAAATGTCATAAACGAAAAAGATATAGATGGCAGATTGATACAAAAGAATGATGTGCTCAAAGTTATTCCAGGGGCGAAAGTAGCCTGTGATGGTTTTGTGATTTGGGGTCAGACTTATGTGAACGAAAGCATGATTACAGGAGAATCTCGGCCAGTTCCCAAGAGGAAGGGAGATACGGTCATAGGAGGGACAGTGAATCAGAACGGGGTGTTACATATCAAGGCTACACGAGTTGGTTCAGCAAGTGCACTTTCTCAAATTGTCCGTCTTGTTGAATCAGCACAGATGGCCAAAGCACCTGTACAGAAGCTTGCTGACCGTATTTCCAAATTTTTTGTGCCATTG GTCATAATTCTCTCAATTTCAACTTGGCTTGCATGGTTCCTAGCTGGAAAATTCAATAGCTACCCAAAATCTTGGATACCCTCATCTATGGACAGCTTCCAGCTTGCACTACAATTTGGCATTTCTGTGATGGTTATAGCCTGCCCTTGTGCTCTAGGGTTGGCAACACCTACTGCGGTTATGGTTGGTACTGGAATTGGTGCAACTCAAGGTGTTCTCATCAAAGGTGGTCAAGCTCTGGAAACTGCTCATAAG GTGAATTGCATTGTATTTGATAAGACGGGGACTCTAACAGAAGGCAAACCTGTAGTTGTGAGCACACGCATCTTAACACAAATGGTACTTCAGGAGTTCTATGAATTGGTGGCTGCTGCTGAG ATCAATAGTGAGCATCCATTAGCAAAGGCTGTGGTTGAGTATGCCAAGAAATTTGGAGAAGATGAGGAAAACCACATATGGCCAGAAGCAAAGGACTTCGTTGCAATCACTGGTCATGGTGTGAAGGCCATAATCCGTAACAAAGAAATTCTTGTAGGTAACAAGAGCTTGATGTTGGACCAAGGAATTGTCATCCCTATAGAGGCAGAGGAATTGCTTGCTGAAGCAGAAGATATGGCTCAAACTGGTATTCTAGTATCAATTGGTGGCACAATGGCAGGGGTTATAGCCATTTCTGATCCTTTGAAGCCAAGTGCACGAGATGTCATATCTATTCTTAAGTCTATGAATATTAAGAGCATTGTGGTGACTGGTGACAACAAAGGCACTGCAAACTCCATTGCCAAACAAGTTGGAATAGAGACTGTTATTGCTGAAGCTAAACCTGAGCAGAAAGCAGAGAAAGTTAAGGAATTACAG GCTGAAGGTTACATAGTGGCAATGGTTGGGGACGGAATCAACGATTCACCTGCATTAGTAGCTGCTGATGTTGGAATGGCAATCGGAGCAGGGACAGACATAGCAATCGAAGCAGCAGATATTGTTCTCATGAAGAGCAATTTAGAGGATGTCATAACAGCCATTGATCTTTCTCGGAAAACTTTCTCGAGGATACGTTGGAACTATATATGGGCTTTAGGCTACAATGTGCTTGGTATCCCAATTGCTGCCGGAGCTTTGTTCCCTTCACTTAGGTTCCGGTTACCACCATGGATTGCAGGAGCTGCTATGGCCGCCTCATCAGTAAGTGTTGTTTGTTGGTCTCTGTTGTTGAAGAATTACAAAAGACCTAAGAAGTTGGACACTCTTGAGGTTAGAGAAATAAGGgttgaatga
- the LOC110778500 gene encoding probable copper-transporting ATPase HMA5 isoform X2: MTCTTCANSVETSLLGVQGVRKAQVALATEEAEIHYDPNLVSYNELLKAVDDSGFEAVLISSGEDISKVQLKVNGISLDDSWETVQCSLEALPGVQTVDIDQILQKISLSYKPDMTGPRNFIEVIESIGLGHFKAMIYPEERGRDFHKREQVEEYYRSFLWSLIFTTPVFLTSMVFMYIPGVKHVFDTKIVKMLTVGELVRWVLATPVQFIIGWRFYYGSYKALRHGSANMDVLIALGTNAAYFYSVYIVLRAATSKTFEGTDFFETSSMLICFVLLGKYLEVLAKGKTSAAIAKLMDLAPETATLLTVDTDGNVINEKDIDGRLIQKNDVLKVIPGAKVACDGFVIWGQTYVNESMITGESRPVPKRKGDTVIGGTVNQNGVLHIKATRVGSASALSQIVRLVESAQMAKAPVQKLADRISKFFVPLVIILSISTWLAWFLAGKFNSYPKSWIPSSMDSFQLALQFGISVMVIACPCALGLATPTAVMVGTGIGATQGVLIKGGQALETAHKVNCIVFDKTGTLTEGKPVVVSTRILTQMVLQEFYELVAAAEINSEHPLAKAVVEYAKKFGEDEENHIWPEAKDFVAITGHGVKAIIRNKEILVGNKSLMLDQGIVIPIEAEELLAEAEDMAQTGILVSIGGTMAGVIAISDPLKPSARDVISILKSMNIKSIVVTGDNKGTANSIAKQVGIETVIAEAKPEQKAEKVKELQAEGYIVAMVGDGINDSPALVAADVGMAIGAGTDIAIEAADIVLMKSNLEDVITAIDLSRKTFSRIRWNYIWALGYNVLGIPIAAGALFPSLRFRLPPWIAGAAMAASSVSVVCWSLLLKNYKRPKKLDTLEVREIRVE, translated from the exons ATGACTTGCACTACTTGTGCAAATTCAGTTGAAACTAGTCTTCTTGGAGTTCAGGGTGTTAGAAAGGCTCAAGTTGCATTAGCTACTGAAGAAGCAGAAATTCATTATGATCCAAATTTAGTCAGTTATAATGAGCTGCTTAAAGCTGTAGATGATAGTGGATTTGAAGCTGTACTTATCAGCAGTGGAGAAGATATCAGCAAGGTGCAGCTAAAAGTTAATGGTATAAGCTTAGACGATTCATGGGAAACGGTTCAATGCTCACTTGAGGCACTTCCTGGTGTCCAAACTGTAGACATTGATCAAATTCTCCAGAAAATCTCTCTTTCTTACAAGCCAGATATGACAGGACCTAGAAATTTTATTGAAGTGATTGAGTCAATTGGATTGGGGCATTTCAAGGCTATGATATATCCTGAAGAACGAGGAAGAGATTTTCACAAACGCGAGCAAGTTGAGGAGTACTATCGATCATTCCTGTGGAGTCTTATCTTTACAACACCAGTATTTCTGACCTCCATGGTCTTCATGTATATACCGGGTGTTAAACATGTATTTGATACCAAAATAGTGAAGATGTTAACGGTTGGAGAATTAGTAAGGTGGGTGTTAGCAACTCCTGTTCAATTCATTATTGGTTGGAGATTTTACTATGGTTCGTACAAAGCATTAAGGCATGGTTCTGCTAACATGGATGTGTTGATTGCCTTGGGAACAAATGCAGCATACTTCTATTCAGTCTATATTGTGCTTCGAGCTGCAACGTCTAAAACCTTTGAGGGAACAGATTTCTTTGAGACAAGCTCTATGCTCATTTGCTTTGTTCTTCTAGGGAAGTATCTAGAGGTTTTGGCCAAGGGGAAAACATCTGCAGCCATTGCCAAACTCATGGACTTGGCCCCTGAGACAGCGACACTACTGACCGTTGACACAGATGGAAATGTCATAAACGAAAAAGATATAGATGGCAGATTGATACAAAAGAATGATGTGCTCAAAGTTATTCCAGGGGCGAAAGTAGCCTGTGATGGTTTTGTGATTTGGGGTCAGACTTATGTGAACGAAAGCATGATTACAGGAGAATCTCGGCCAGTTCCCAAGAGGAAGGGAGATACGGTCATAGGAGGGACAGTGAATCAGAACGGGGTGTTACATATCAAGGCTACACGAGTTGGTTCAGCAAGTGCACTTTCTCAAATTGTCCGTCTTGTTGAATCAGCACAGATGGCCAAAGCACCTGTACAGAAGCTTGCTGACCGTATTTCCAAATTTTTTGTGCCATTG GTCATAATTCTCTCAATTTCAACTTGGCTTGCATGGTTCCTAGCTGGAAAATTCAATAGCTACCCAAAATCTTGGATACCCTCATCTATGGACAGCTTCCAGCTTGCACTACAATTTGGCATTTCTGTGATGGTTATAGCCTGCCCTTGTGCTCTAGGGTTGGCAACACCTACTGCGGTTATGGTTGGTACTGGAATTGGTGCAACTCAAGGTGTTCTCATCAAAGGTGGTCAAGCTCTGGAAACTGCTCATAAG GTGAATTGCATTGTATTTGATAAGACGGGGACTCTAACAGAAGGCAAACCTGTAGTTGTGAGCACACGCATCTTAACACAAATGGTACTTCAGGAGTTCTATGAATTGGTGGCTGCTGCTGAG ATCAATAGTGAGCATCCATTAGCAAAGGCTGTGGTTGAGTATGCCAAGAAATTTGGAGAAGATGAGGAAAACCACATATGGCCAGAAGCAAAGGACTTCGTTGCAATCACTGGTCATGGTGTGAAGGCCATAATCCGTAACAAAGAAATTCTTGTAGGTAACAAGAGCTTGATGTTGGACCAAGGAATTGTCATCCCTATAGAGGCAGAGGAATTGCTTGCTGAAGCAGAAGATATGGCTCAAACTGGTATTCTAGTATCAATTGGTGGCACAATGGCAGGGGTTATAGCCATTTCTGATCCTTTGAAGCCAAGTGCACGAGATGTCATATCTATTCTTAAGTCTATGAATATTAAGAGCATTGTGGTGACTGGTGACAACAAAGGCACTGCAAACTCCATTGCCAAACAAGTTGGAATAGAGACTGTTATTGCTGAAGCTAAACCTGAGCAGAAAGCAGAGAAAGTTAAGGAATTACAG GCTGAAGGTTACATAGTGGCAATGGTTGGGGACGGAATCAACGATTCACCTGCATTAGTAGCTGCTGATGTTGGAATGGCAATCGGAGCAGGGACAGACATAGCAATCGAAGCAGCAGATATTGTTCTCATGAAGAGCAATTTAGAGGATGTCATAACAGCCATTGATCTTTCTCGGAAAACTTTCTCGAGGATACGTTGGAACTATATATGGGCTTTAGGCTACAATGTGCTTGGTATCCCAATTGCTGCCGGAGCTTTGTTCCCTTCACTTAGGTTCCGGTTACCACCATGGATTGCAGGAGCTGCTATGGCCGCCTCATCAGTAAGTGTTGTTTGTTGGTCTCTGTTGTTGAAGAATTACAAAAGACCTAAGAAGTTGGACACTCTTGAGGTTAGAGAAATAAGGgttgaatga